One genomic window of Motacilla alba alba isolate MOTALB_02 chromosome 1, Motacilla_alba_V1.0_pri, whole genome shotgun sequence includes the following:
- the IGSF11 gene encoding immunoglobulin superfamily member 11 isoform X1, which yields MTRRRPGGGGRWVPAALAALLALRGLVCPLEVSVSSGSIQVARGQTAVLPCTFTTNAALTNLNVIWMVIPLSNANQPQQVILYQGGQIFGGAPQFYGRVGFAVTMPTTSASIFINNTQLSDTGTYQCLVNNLPDRGVRNIGVIGLTVLVPPSAPLCRIQGSLDVGSDITLTCSSEEGIPRPTYLWEKLDNVPKLPPTATQDQVQGTVTLRNISTVSSGLYQCVASNAIGTSTCLLDLQVIAPHPRSIGLIAGAVATGAVVLVVCIVLVAVALFYWKNKHKEEEEEEIPNEIREDDLPPKCSSAAKTFHADASSSENDTLTSSNTYNSRYWNDPKANHATDSFTRFSNSNDAHQPPFSRSGSTSARPIYANGGHPSPAPPKTLVVTASTAPSPQEVIRSNGSVSRKPRLPHTRSYAVSQATLERIGAVPVMVPAQSRAGSLV from the exons GTCTGGTGTGTCCTCTGGAGGTGTCAGTCAGTTCAGGGAGTATCCAGGTTGCCCGAGGCCAGACAGCAGTGTTGCCCTGCACCTTCACCACTAACGCTGCTCTCACTAACCTTAATGTCATCTGGATGGTCATTCCTCTTTCCAACGCCAACCAGCCTCAACAG gttATTCTCTACCAAGGGGGTCAGATCTTTGGTGGTGCACCCCAGTTCTATGGGCGAGTGGGGTTTGCTGTGACAATGCCAACCACCAGTGCCTCCATCTTCATCAACAACACTCAGCTATCGGATACTGGCACCTACCAGTGTTTGGTCAACAATCTTCCTGACCGAGGCGTCAGGAATATTGGAGTCATTGGACTTACTGTCTTGG TTCCTCCTTCTGCCCCGCTTTGCAGAATCCAGGGGTCCCTGGACGTGGGCAGCGATATCACACTGACCTGCAGCTCGGAAGAAGGCATCCCCCGGCCAACATACCTCTGGGAGAAACTGGACAATGTCCCCAAGTTGCCCCCAACTGCCACACAAG ACCAAGTCCAGGGCACTGTCACTCTCCGAAATATCAGCACTGTGTCCTCAGGTCTTTACCAATGTGTGGCTTCAAATGCCATTGGAACCAGCACTTGCCTTCTGGACCTGCAAGTCATCGCAC CTCACCCACGGAGTATCGGCCTGATTGCAGGAGCAGTGGCCACAGGTGCTGTTGTGCTCGTTGTTTGCATTGTGTTGGTGGCTGTAGCACTGTTctactggaaaaataaacacaaagaagaagaagaggaggaaattcCCAACGAGATAAG ggaGGATGACCTGCCACCCAAATGCTCCTCTGCCGCAAAGACGTTCCATGCTGATGCATCCTCATCAGAGAACGACACCCTCACCTCCTCCAACACCTACAACAGCCGCTACTGGAACGACCCCAAAGCCAACCACGCCACAGACTCCTTCACCCGCTTCAGCAACAGCAACGATGCTCACCAGCCCCCCTTCTCCCGCTCAGGGAGCACGAGTGCCCGCCCCATCTATGCCAATGGTGGCCACCCATCCCCGGCTCCCCCTAAGACACTGGTGGTGACGGCCAGCACGGCGCCGTCACCTCAGGAGGTGATCCGGAGCAATGGCTCAGTCAGCAGGAAGCCACGGCTGCCGCACACCCGTTCCTATGCAGTCAGCCAGGCCACGCTGGAGCGTATCGGGGCTGTCCCCGTCATGGTGCCCGCCCAGAGCCGGGCTGGCTCCCTGGTGTAG
- the IGSF11 gene encoding immunoglobulin superfamily member 11 isoform X2, with product MDGLVCPLEVSVSSGSIQVARGQTAVLPCTFTTNAALTNLNVIWMVIPLSNANQPQQVILYQGGQIFGGAPQFYGRVGFAVTMPTTSASIFINNTQLSDTGTYQCLVNNLPDRGVRNIGVIGLTVLVPPSAPLCRIQGSLDVGSDITLTCSSEEGIPRPTYLWEKLDNVPKLPPTATQDQVQGTVTLRNISTVSSGLYQCVASNAIGTSTCLLDLQVIAPHPRSIGLIAGAVATGAVVLVVCIVLVAVALFYWKNKHKEEEEEEIPNEIREDDLPPKCSSAAKTFHADASSSENDTLTSSNTYNSRYWNDPKANHATDSFTRFSNSNDAHQPPFSRSGSTSARPIYANGGHPSPAPPKTLVVTASTAPSPQEVIRSNGSVSRKPRLPHTRSYAVSQATLERIGAVPVMVPAQSRAGSLV from the exons GTCTGGTGTGTCCTCTGGAGGTGTCAGTCAGTTCAGGGAGTATCCAGGTTGCCCGAGGCCAGACAGCAGTGTTGCCCTGCACCTTCACCACTAACGCTGCTCTCACTAACCTTAATGTCATCTGGATGGTCATTCCTCTTTCCAACGCCAACCAGCCTCAACAG gttATTCTCTACCAAGGGGGTCAGATCTTTGGTGGTGCACCCCAGTTCTATGGGCGAGTGGGGTTTGCTGTGACAATGCCAACCACCAGTGCCTCCATCTTCATCAACAACACTCAGCTATCGGATACTGGCACCTACCAGTGTTTGGTCAACAATCTTCCTGACCGAGGCGTCAGGAATATTGGAGTCATTGGACTTACTGTCTTGG TTCCTCCTTCTGCCCCGCTTTGCAGAATCCAGGGGTCCCTGGACGTGGGCAGCGATATCACACTGACCTGCAGCTCGGAAGAAGGCATCCCCCGGCCAACATACCTCTGGGAGAAACTGGACAATGTCCCCAAGTTGCCCCCAACTGCCACACAAG ACCAAGTCCAGGGCACTGTCACTCTCCGAAATATCAGCACTGTGTCCTCAGGTCTTTACCAATGTGTGGCTTCAAATGCCATTGGAACCAGCACTTGCCTTCTGGACCTGCAAGTCATCGCAC CTCACCCACGGAGTATCGGCCTGATTGCAGGAGCAGTGGCCACAGGTGCTGTTGTGCTCGTTGTTTGCATTGTGTTGGTGGCTGTAGCACTGTTctactggaaaaataaacacaaagaagaagaagaggaggaaattcCCAACGAGATAAG ggaGGATGACCTGCCACCCAAATGCTCCTCTGCCGCAAAGACGTTCCATGCTGATGCATCCTCATCAGAGAACGACACCCTCACCTCCTCCAACACCTACAACAGCCGCTACTGGAACGACCCCAAAGCCAACCACGCCACAGACTCCTTCACCCGCTTCAGCAACAGCAACGATGCTCACCAGCCCCCCTTCTCCCGCTCAGGGAGCACGAGTGCCCGCCCCATCTATGCCAATGGTGGCCACCCATCCCCGGCTCCCCCTAAGACACTGGTGGTGACGGCCAGCACGGCGCCGTCACCTCAGGAGGTGATCCGGAGCAATGGCTCAGTCAGCAGGAAGCCACGGCTGCCGCACACCCGTTCCTATGCAGTCAGCCAGGCCACGCTGGAGCGTATCGGGGCTGTCCCCGTCATGGTGCCCGCCCAGAGCCGGGCTGGCTCCCTGGTGTAG